The Flavobacterium sp. 140616W15 sequence AGAGGAAATTCTGCAGCATCATACCATAACGGCCATGTACATGAATGGAGAAATGAAAATCGAAATTCCTGCAAAACGTCGTGAAGGAAATGGAAAGTTTTTAAAACTGACTGGGGCAACAGGAAATAACCTGAAAAATGTTTCTATTGAATTGCCTTTAGGAAAAATGATTTGCGTTACTGGTGTTTCTGGAAGCGGGAAATCAACATTGATAAATGAAACACTCTACCCTATTCTTAATGCTTATTATTTTAATGGTGTAAAGAAACCACAGCCTTATAAAAAAATTGAAGGCTTGGAACATATAGATAAAGTTATCGATATTGACCAAAGTCCGATTGGTAGAACTCCTCGTTCGAATCCGGCAACATATACTGAAGTTTTTACTGAGATAAGAAATCTATTTACGATGACTTCTGAAAGTATGATTCGTGGTTATAAAGCAGGTCGTTTTAGTTTTAATGTAAAAGGTGGCCGTTGCGAAACTTGTGAAGGTTCCGGTGTGAGAACTATCGAAATGAATTTTTTACCTGATGTTTATGTTGAATGCGAGACTTGTCAAGGAAAACGTTTTAACAGAGAAACGCTTGAAATACGCTATAAAGGAAAATCCATTTCGGATGTTTTAAATATGACTGTAGATGAAGCGGTTCCGTTTTTTGAGAACATCCCTAAAATTTACAGAAAAGTAAAAACTATTCAGGATGTTGGTTTAGGTTATATCACACTTGGTCAGCAAAGCACAACACTTTCTGGTGGTGAAGCGCAACGTATTAAACTTGCTGGTGAATTATCTAAAAAAGATACTGGAAATACATTCTATATTCTTGACGAACCTACAACTGGATTGCATTTTGAAGACATTCGGGTTCTTATGGATGTGATTAATAAATTGGTCGATAAAGGAAATACGATCTTAATTATCGAGCATAATATGGATGTAATTAAACTTGCTGATTATATTATTGATATTGGTCCCGAAGGCGGAAAAGGTGGCGGACAGCTTATTGCAAAAGGAACTCCTGAAGAAATAATAAAAAATAAGAAAAGTTATACAGCGCAGTTTTTGAAAAAAGAATTATCTTAGTATATTGCGCCCCGCTTTAAAACAAATACACTTTTAAGACGGAAGCCCTAGCCCAGATAGTAGCGGCATCCTTTTGGTTTTTTCTTTAAAAACCAAAAGATAAAGCGAATAGCTGGTAAATGCTCCTGAAAAATAAATTAATACAAAATAAAATGAGATTAGAAGATTTTGACAATGACGAGGATAAAGTAATCCAAGATAGATTAAAACAAAAAACATGGAACGAAATTAGAACCAATGATAGTTGGGCGATTTTTAAAATCATGGCTGAATTTGTAAATGGATATGAAAACATGGGACGCATTGGTCCGTGTGTGTCTATTTTTGGATCAGCAAGAACAAAATCAGATAATAAATATTATTTATTGGCTGAGAAAATTGCCTATAAAATCAGTAAAGCTGGCTATGGTGTAATTACTGGTGGTGGTCCCGGGATCATGGAAGCTGGTAATAAGGGTGCTCATTTAGGAGGTGGAACTTCAGTTGGATTGAACATTGAATTGCCTTTTGAGCAACATTTTAACCCTTATATCGACCACGATAAAAACTTAAATTTCGATTACTTTTTTGTTCGTAAAGTAATGTTTGTAAAATATTCTCAAGGCTTTGTGGTTATGCCAGGTGGTTTTGGAACTCTTGACGAAATGTTTGAAGCTATCACTTTAATTCAGACTAAGAAAATTGGAAAATTTCCTATTATTTTAGTTGGAACCGAATTTTGGTCAGGATTAATTGATTGGGTAAAAACTACTTTGGTAGAGAAAGAACATACTGTAAGTCCTGAGGATTTAGATTTATTCAAAATCGTTGATTCTGAAGATGAAGTAGTTGAAGCTCTGGATAAATTCTATAAAAAATATGATTTAAGTCCTAATTTCTAAAATTTAAAAAAGCTGTGTAACAACAGCTTTTTTTATGCTTTTTTCTGTCTATTAAGTTTCATAAATCCACAATTAATAGTATATTTATTTCGTTATTAAATCTTTAAGGATAATCATTGAAGTTACTTTCTAAATTTACTATTTGTATTTTTGTTTTATTTAGTTCGATAAAACAATACGCACAGCATCATTCTAAAATGGCGGTTGCGGTAAATCTCGAGCTAAAAACATTGAACATTAGACAAGAAATTACTTTTAACAATGTATCAAACGACACCTTAATTTCTGTTGTTCTTAATGATTGGAACAATTCTTTTTCAGATAAAAACACCCCACTTGCCAAACGTTTTTCGGATGAATTTTATAGAGGATTCCATCTTGCAAAACCAGAAGAACGTGGAAATACAACAATTATAAGCTTAGCCGATACTCAAGACGGAGCACTTGCTTGGGAAAGATCTGTTAAGAACCCCGATTTTATTGTCGTTAAGCTAAACCAGAAACTAGCTCCTAACGAAACTATTGTTTTACACCTGACCTATATTGTTAAGATTCCTAGTGATAAATTTACAAGATATGGATTTTCACAAAACGGAAGTTTAAACCTAAAAAACTGGTTCTTAACGCCTGCCCGATTTGAAAATCATCGTTTTATAAAATACAACAATTACAATCTAGATGACATTGCAAATGCTACTACTGATTATGACGTTGAAATAAAAATTCCGAACAATTACACTATCACAACTGACTTAGATAAGGTTTCTCAAGATCAATTTGAAACTTACAGCAACACTAGCTATTCTGGTAATAAGAGAACTGATTTCAGTATGTTTATTGAACCGAAGAATAGTTTCAAAAATTATAAAATTGGCTCCCTAGAAGTTTCCACTAATTTAAGGAATAACAATTTAGACGAAATACAGAAAGCTCTTGCTATAAGCAAAATTGTAGATTACACAAATGCTTACATTGGTACATATCCGCATAATAAAATTACTGTTTCGCAAATAGATTATGAAAGAAATCCGTTTTATGGTTTAAACCAGTTGCCTTCATTTATAAATCCGTTTCCTGATGCATTTATGTTTGAAATTAAGTTCTTAAAAACGTATTTAAACACTTATTTAAAAAACAGCTTACGCCTTGACCCCAGAAAAGACAACTGGATTTATGATGGCATTCAAATATATGTCATGATGAAATATATCGAAGAAAACTACCCTGATCAGAAAATGATGGGAAGTCTTTCGAAACTAAAGATCTTAAAAAGCTACAAACTAACAAATTTGAGTTTTAATGAGCAATACAGCTATTTTTATATGCTTATGGCTCGCAAGAACCTCGACCAGCCACTAGGCGATCCTAAGAACACGCTAATAAAATTTAATGAACAAATTGCCAGCAAATACCGAGCTGGACTAAGCCTTAGCTATCTAGACGATTATTTGGGTAACAATAGTGTACAAACGAGCATTCAGGATTTTTATGAACTTAATAAAATAGAGCAAGTAAGCCGTACAAACTTTGAAAGTTTAATGAATTATAATGCCAAAAAGAACATTGATTGGTTCTTTGATATTATAATTAACTCTAGAAAAATAATTGATTACAAATTTCATAATGTTTCTAAAACAAAAGACAGCGTTACGTTTTCTATAAGAAACAAAACAGATAATTATCTTCCGATTCCAATATATGGAGTGAAGAAAAAGATATAATGTTTAAACAATGGATAGACACTAAAAGCACCGACACTACATTTACTGTAGAAAGAAAAAATGCAGATAAAATTGTTATAAATTATCAAAATGAAGTTCCTGAATATAATTTGAGAAACAACTGGAAATCCTTAAAAGGTTTTTCACCAACCAATCGTCCTATAAAATTTAATTTTGTAAAAGATTTAGAAGATCCCTATTACAATCAGATAATCTACATTCCGACTCTTAATTATAATTATTATGATGGGATTGCTCCTGGAATACGTTTTCATAACAAAACAATATTAGACAAACCATTTACATTTGATGTAAATCCTGCTTACTCTATAAAAGCAAAGACTATATCTGGTTCGTCTGGCTTCTCTTATGTTCAGAATTTTAGAAATAGTACCTTATACAATATAAGATATTCCTTTTCTGAGGCTTATTTTCACTACGCTCCAGACGCAACGTATCTAAAATTAAACCCAATGGTACAGTTACGTATAAGAGAAGAAAATTTTCGTGACAACAGAAAACAACTTATCACAATGCGCCAGGTTATTGTAAATAGAGAAAAAAGTAATTATATAACTGATAATTCTAGTCCCAATTATTCAGTTTTCAATGCTCGTTATTATAATACAAAAACAGAGATTACGAATCATTTTAATTTTATGTCGGAAGTCCAATTTGCTAGCCAATTTGGAAAACTTGCCAGCGAAATAGAATTCAGAAAACTTTTTGAGAACAATCGCCAAATTAATCTAAGGATGTATGCTGGTGCCTTTTTATATAACAACAGTAATTCTGATTATTTTAGTTTCGGTATTGATCGCCCTACTGATTATTTATTTGACTATAATTATTATGGCAGATCTGAAAGCACTGGTATTTTTAGTCAGCAATTTATAATGGCCGAAGGAGGTTTTAAATCAAAACTAATTCCTCAATTTGCTAATCAATGGATAGGAACTTTAAATGCAAGTTATTCGCTATGGAACTGGATTGAAGCTTATGGTGACATTGGT is a genomic window containing:
- a CDS encoding TIGR00730 family Rossman fold protein, translating into MRLEDFDNDEDKVIQDRLKQKTWNEIRTNDSWAIFKIMAEFVNGYENMGRIGPCVSIFGSARTKSDNKYYLLAEKIAYKISKAGYGVITGGGPGIMEAGNKGAHLGGGTSVGLNIELPFEQHFNPYIDHDKNLNFDYFFVRKVMFVKYSQGFVVMPGGFGTLDEMFEAITLIQTKKIGKFPIILVGTEFWSGLIDWVKTTLVEKEHTVSPEDLDLFKIVDSEDEVVEALDKFYKKYDLSPNF